One window from the genome of Mycolicibacterium gadium encodes:
- a CDS encoding TVP38/TMEM64 family protein, whose protein sequence is MSDIEEPPPASRRRHIVRLAVVVAFLLGLFYLVAIARVIDVEAVRGAVAATGPAAPVAYVVASALLGAVFVPGPILAAGSGVLFGPVLGLFVTLGATVGTAIIASLIGRRAGRVSARELLGTERADRLDSLIERRGLWAVVGQRFIPGVSDALASYAFGAFGVPLWQMAVGAFIGSVPRAFVYTALGASIGDLNSPLAYVAVVVWCVTAVVGAFATHHGYRKWRARSTSH, encoded by the coding sequence ATGTCCGATATCGAGGAACCACCGCCCGCCTCGCGGCGGCGCCACATCGTGCGCCTTGCCGTTGTGGTGGCGTTCCTGCTCGGGTTGTTCTATCTCGTGGCGATCGCCAGGGTGATCGACGTCGAAGCGGTTCGCGGTGCTGTGGCCGCCACGGGTCCGGCCGCCCCCGTCGCCTATGTCGTGGCGTCCGCTCTGCTCGGCGCCGTGTTCGTACCCGGACCGATCCTGGCGGCGGGCAGCGGCGTGCTGTTCGGACCCGTCCTCGGCCTGTTCGTGACGCTGGGCGCGACCGTGGGGACGGCGATCATCGCGAGCCTGATCGGCCGTCGCGCCGGCCGCGTGAGCGCACGCGAACTGCTCGGCACCGAACGGGCCGATCGGCTGGACAGTCTGATCGAGCGGCGCGGCTTGTGGGCGGTCGTCGGGCAGCGCTTTATCCCGGGGGTGTCCGACGCGCTCGCGTCCTACGCGTTCGGCGCGTTCGGAGTGCCGCTGTGGCAGATGGCCGTTGGCGCGTTCATCGGGTCGGTGCCGCGGGCGTTCGTGTACACGGCACTGGGAGCCTCGATCGGCGATCTGAATTCACCGTTGGCGTACGTCGCGGTGGTGGTCTGGTGCGTGACGGCCGTCGTCGGCGCGTTCGCCACCCACCACGGCTACCGCAAATGGCGGGCACGCTCCACCTCCCATTGA
- a CDS encoding LLM class flavin-dependent oxidoreductase, giving the protein MTMAILRFNFAAPQDDPSARRDRIRAAMELSSWSETRGVSAVSFDEHHQSGHGWSCNPVMTAAVLLSRTERVVASVDCTLGPLWHPVRLAEDIAMADTIGGGRLIVTIGMGYRPVEYELFGMPFEERGRLMDNLLDTLMFLWSSPDFTPGPLTRPHPTVFVGGSVRATARRAARHGLPLNLPSHLPELADYYRQLCAEAGHTPIVVMPPSRSRGMVFLHEDPDRAWAELGEHYLWEARVYSGWGGGEVHSFMHGTEKIETLEDVKAAQRYRFMSPEQLVADVKENPHDHLVLHPLVGAMPIEEAWKSVQLLTDEVLPALNGRR; this is encoded by the coding sequence ATGACGATGGCCATCCTGCGGTTCAATTTCGCCGCGCCTCAAGACGACCCGTCCGCTCGCCGCGATCGGATACGGGCGGCGATGGAACTCAGTTCCTGGTCGGAAACACGCGGTGTGAGCGCCGTCAGCTTCGACGAACACCATCAGAGCGGGCACGGCTGGAGCTGCAATCCCGTCATGACCGCCGCAGTCCTGCTGTCCCGCACCGAACGCGTCGTCGCCAGCGTCGACTGCACGCTGGGCCCCCTGTGGCACCCGGTACGGCTTGCCGAAGACATCGCCATGGCCGACACGATCGGTGGCGGGCGGTTGATCGTCACAATCGGGATGGGATACCGGCCCGTCGAATACGAGTTGTTCGGAATGCCATTCGAAGAGCGCGGCCGCCTGATGGACAACCTCCTCGACACGCTGATGTTCCTGTGGTCGTCACCGGACTTCACTCCAGGCCCGTTGACACGCCCGCACCCCACGGTGTTCGTCGGCGGAAGTGTGCGCGCGACCGCGCGGCGGGCCGCCAGACACGGTCTGCCGCTCAACCTGCCCAGCCACCTTCCCGAACTCGCCGACTACTACCGCCAACTGTGCGCCGAAGCAGGGCACACCCCGATCGTCGTCATGCCACCGTCGCGCAGTCGCGGCATGGTTTTCCTGCACGAGGACCCGGACCGTGCATGGGCCGAACTCGGCGAGCACTATCTATGGGAGGCGCGCGTCTACTCGGGCTGGGGTGGCGGTGAGGTGCATTCGTTCATGCATGGCACGGAGAAGATCGAAACCCTTGAAGACGTCAAGGCCGCCCAACGGTATCGCTTCATGTCGCCCGAGCAATTGGTCGCGGACGTGAAAGAGAATCCGCACGATCACCTGGTGCTTCACCCGCTCGTCGGCGCCATGCCGATCGAGGAGGCGTGGAAGTCGGTCCAACTTCTGACCGACGAGGTACTGCCCGCCCTCAACGGGCGCCGATAG
- a CDS encoding SDR family NAD(P)-dependent oxidoreductase → MTGDDGRRSPPIDNWNRLLDGRVAVVTGGGDGIGAGIARLFAEHGAHVEVAEIDRERANRIRDEVTGAGGSIRSHVVDVTVDDDVARLADAVLGEHGRADVLVNNVGDYRPLVPFHHSTPESWQQQYDINLRHVFSVTRAFVPSMMSAHRGNIVTVHSVEGMRGYPKDPVYGAMKAAAAHFTTCLAVDLGRHGIRVNGIGTDLAQTAQVDYLTGYEDVDELWASWAPVGRVGWPEDQARVALFLASDQSAFVTGHNIPVDGGTKAGGGWLFSPREGRFVNRSRNL, encoded by the coding sequence ATGACCGGTGACGATGGACGACGGTCCCCGCCTATCGACAATTGGAATCGGCTGCTCGACGGCCGCGTCGCGGTCGTCACGGGTGGTGGCGACGGTATCGGCGCCGGCATCGCCCGGCTGTTCGCCGAGCACGGTGCGCACGTCGAGGTCGCCGAGATCGACCGGGAACGTGCCAACCGAATCCGCGACGAGGTGACCGGCGCCGGCGGATCGATTCGCAGCCATGTCGTGGACGTCACCGTCGACGACGATGTCGCCCGGCTCGCCGACGCCGTGCTCGGCGAACACGGACGCGCCGACGTGCTGGTGAACAACGTGGGCGACTATCGGCCCCTGGTGCCGTTTCACCATTCGACGCCTGAGTCGTGGCAGCAGCAGTACGACATCAACCTGCGCCATGTCTTCTCCGTCACAAGGGCTTTCGTCCCGTCGATGATGAGCGCCCATCGCGGCAACATCGTCACAGTGCATTCTGTGGAGGGCATGCGGGGCTATCCAAAGGATCCGGTGTACGGGGCGATGAAGGCCGCGGCCGCGCACTTCACCACCTGTCTGGCCGTGGATCTCGGTCGCCACGGCATCCGCGTCAACGGCATCGGCACCGACCTCGCGCAGACGGCGCAGGTCGACTACCTGACCGGCTACGAGGACGTCGACGAACTATGGGCGTCGTGGGCGCCCGTCGGCCGGGTCGGGTGGCCGGAGGACCAGGCCCGCGTCGCGCTGTTTCTGGCATCGGATCAGTCGGCTTTCGTCACCGGCCATAACATTCCCGTCGACGGCGGGACCAAAGCCGGTGGCGGATGGCTTTTCTCGCCGCGAGAAGGCCGCTTCGTCAACAGATCGAGGAACCTGTGA
- a CDS encoding FAD-binding protein, with the protein MAFLAARRPLRQQIEEPVTTSSDTDEAVDVLVAGSAGALAGAYTAAREGLSVAIVEATDQFGGTFAYSGGGGMWYPCNPVLVRAGSDDTIDEALRYYRSVVGDRTPAELQETYVRGGATLIEYLEQDDHFAFKILPWPDYYSSVPGARNDGMRHTVCKGLPGDRLGRFQGKVRGPLDHERLGEPQPDFLTGGRAVIGRFLSAMADNPAVAAYLNTSLVELIVEDGRVTGGVVECDGERRTIRACRGVLLAAGGFEQNAEMRAEYGVPGTASGTMGAPGNTGLAHKAAIAVGASTDLMDQAWWSPGLIHPDGRAAFALCFTGGIFVDKAGRRFVNESAAYDRLGREILSAMRDGAVGTPYWMVYDSRAGEQPPVMATNVSFSPTREYESAGLWVQADTVEELATKIDVPEANLVETVCRFNVLAQRGEDEDFGRGRESFDRAFTGGASPLVPIDTPPFRAAAFGTSDLGTKGGLRTDVDARVLDAEGRPIPGLYAAGNTMAAVSGETYPGGGNPIGASLLFSHRAARHMAASR; encoded by the coding sequence ATGGCTTTTCTCGCCGCGAGAAGGCCGCTTCGTCAACAGATCGAGGAACCTGTGACCACATCTTCTGATACCGACGAAGCTGTCGACGTCCTGGTGGCCGGTAGCGCCGGTGCCCTGGCGGGTGCGTACACCGCTGCGCGCGAGGGACTTTCGGTAGCCATCGTCGAGGCCACCGACCAATTCGGCGGTACATTCGCCTACTCCGGCGGCGGCGGGATGTGGTACCCCTGCAATCCGGTGCTGGTCCGCGCGGGCAGCGACGACACCATCGACGAAGCCTTGCGCTACTACCGCAGCGTCGTCGGCGACCGTACGCCCGCCGAACTCCAGGAGACGTATGTGCGCGGTGGCGCCACACTGATCGAATACCTTGAGCAGGACGACCATTTCGCGTTCAAGATCCTGCCATGGCCTGACTACTACAGTTCGGTCCCCGGTGCGCGCAACGACGGTATGCGCCACACTGTCTGCAAGGGACTGCCCGGCGACCGCCTCGGGCGATTCCAAGGAAAGGTCCGCGGTCCGCTGGACCACGAACGTCTCGGCGAGCCACAGCCCGACTTCCTGACCGGTGGGCGAGCGGTGATCGGTCGCTTCCTGTCCGCGATGGCCGACAACCCCGCGGTGGCGGCTTATCTGAACACCAGCCTCGTCGAGCTGATCGTCGAAGACGGCCGAGTGACCGGCGGGGTGGTCGAATGCGATGGGGAGCGCCGCACGATCAGGGCGTGCCGCGGTGTCCTGCTGGCGGCGGGCGGATTCGAGCAGAACGCCGAAATGCGAGCCGAATATGGGGTTCCCGGAACGGCATCCGGCACGATGGGCGCACCCGGCAATACGGGACTGGCGCATAAGGCTGCGATCGCGGTCGGCGCGAGTACCGACCTCATGGACCAGGCGTGGTGGTCACCGGGGCTGATCCATCCCGATGGTCGCGCGGCGTTCGCGCTGTGCTTCACCGGAGGCATCTTCGTCGACAAGGCCGGCCGCCGGTTCGTCAACGAATCGGCCGCCTACGACAGGCTGGGCCGCGAGATCTTGAGTGCGATGCGCGACGGCGCCGTCGGCACACCGTACTGGATGGTCTACGACAGCCGAGCCGGTGAACAACCACCGGTGATGGCCACCAACGTTTCCTTCTCGCCGACCCGCGAGTACGAGTCGGCGGGGCTGTGGGTGCAGGCCGACACCGTAGAAGAGCTTGCCACCAAGATCGATGTGCCAGAAGCAAATCTCGTCGAAACCGTTTGCCGTTTCAATGTGCTCGCGCAACGCGGTGAGGATGAGGACTTCGGCCGCGGCCGGGAATCCTTCGACCGCGCGTTTACCGGCGGCGCATCACCGCTGGTGCCGATCGACACACCACCGTTCCGGGCGGCGGCGTTCGGGACCTCGGACCTGGGCACCAAGGGCGGTCTGCGGACCGACGTCGATGCGCGTGTGCTTGACGCCGAGGGCCGGCCGATCCCTGGTCTTTATGCGGCGGGCAACACGATGGCCGCGGTGTCCGGTGAGACCTACCCGGGCGGCGGCAACCCGATTGGCGCGTCGCTGCTGTTCAGCCACCGCGCGGCACGGCACATGGCGGCGTCCCGATGA
- a CDS encoding sulfotransferase family protein, translated as MGSTTELSFDDLTAPRLTDVQRQILEHTENRRVVLDIEQMAGEAVSEAGADDFAADDEFWDRVGAYVDAIEADVGLTQLIRGTLRQRIVRLLRNRLSLTDLLKRHPEIESIAIEKPFIVVGMPRSGTTHLVNLLAADPRRRALPYWESQEPLPIPGQGPDVNGVDPRYTRAKNEHDAMMISAPATAAMHDRFPEAIEEEVEILDLDFAGYVLEWHARVPGWRDFYLSLDQTRHYGYMKKVLQALTFLRGPRTWVLKSPQHCEQLGPLMSTFPDATVAFTHRDPVAVIQSAITMMAYSDRLRRRTIEPQWLLDYWADRVERLLRGCVRDRGLVPAERSVDIGFHHLNGHEFDLLDDLYARAGVELTSRVRRAFQAYLDSNPRGKHGSVRYELQRHFGVSPDELRSQFAFYFERFDVRPEGH; from the coding sequence ATGGGCAGCACTACCGAGCTCAGCTTCGACGATCTGACTGCGCCGCGACTCACCGACGTCCAGCGCCAGATTTTGGAGCACACCGAAAACCGGCGCGTCGTCCTCGACATCGAGCAGATGGCCGGCGAGGCCGTCTCTGAAGCGGGAGCCGACGATTTCGCCGCCGACGACGAGTTCTGGGACCGGGTCGGAGCCTACGTCGACGCGATCGAGGCCGACGTTGGCCTGACGCAGCTGATCCGCGGGACGCTGCGCCAGCGCATTGTGCGCCTGCTGCGCAACCGGCTGTCGCTGACCGACCTGCTCAAGCGCCACCCGGAAATCGAATCGATCGCGATCGAGAAACCGTTCATCGTGGTGGGGATGCCCCGCTCGGGGACGACACATCTGGTCAACCTGCTGGCCGCCGATCCACGGCGCCGCGCGCTGCCCTACTGGGAAAGTCAAGAGCCGCTGCCGATCCCGGGCCAGGGTCCCGACGTCAACGGCGTCGACCCGCGGTACACCCGCGCGAAGAACGAGCACGACGCGATGATGATCAGCGCTCCCGCCACCGCCGCCATGCATGACCGCTTCCCCGAGGCGATCGAGGAGGAAGTCGAGATCCTCGACCTGGACTTCGCGGGGTATGTCCTGGAATGGCACGCCCGCGTCCCAGGTTGGCGGGACTTCTATCTCAGCCTCGACCAGACCCGGCACTACGGGTACATGAAAAAGGTCCTGCAGGCATTGACGTTCCTGCGCGGTCCCCGTACCTGGGTGCTGAAGTCGCCACAGCACTGCGAGCAACTCGGCCCGCTGATGTCGACGTTCCCCGATGCCACCGTGGCTTTCACCCACCGCGATCCCGTCGCGGTAATCCAGTCCGCTATCACGATGATGGCCTACTCCGACCGCCTCCGCCGTCGCACCATCGAGCCGCAGTGGCTGCTCGATTATTGGGCAGACCGCGTCGAGCGACTGTTGCGCGGCTGTGTGCGGGATCGGGGGCTGGTGCCAGCCGAGCGCAGCGTCGACATCGGCTTTCACCACCTCAACGGCCACGAGTTCGATCTGCTCGACGACCTGTACGCACGCGCGGGCGTCGAACTGACGTCCAGGGTCCGCCGGGCGTTCCAGGCGTATCTGGACAGCAACCCGCGCGGCAAGCACGGCTCGGTGCGCTATGAGCTGCAAAGGCACTTCGGGGTGTCGCCCGACGAACTACGCTCGCAATTCGCCTTCTACTTCGAACGATTCGACGTGCGACCCGAAGGACACTAG
- a CDS encoding MBL fold metallo-hydrolase, giving the protein MSQQPIYRSRPGADALAPAAAERAEEVEPGIWCSPGLSNTYLLTTSDGRVVVNTGMGFESQLHRANFDAVDTSPIRYIIVTQGHYDHVGGLDTMRDPQTQVVAQANWRHWRDDNERLLAYRANNSAFAFSDKLANGIAAIQQRFGKRLPAQAAHSADIEVDDSLVLTVGGRTIELLATPGGETTDSMVVWLPEQRVCLCGNTFGPVFGHIPNFVTMRGDRYRDPLTTIASIERVRELRPEVLITGHFEPIRGADLIDAELTRLRDAIAYLHDRTVEGMNAGKDVYTLMREITLPAELEVGQGYGKVAWNVRAIWENYSGWFHHRSTTELYGIGPDELTVDLVDLAGAEPVVARAEERLAAGQAVHAIYLAEAVVHADPAHIRARAVLKASHEDLLAASTNFWESAWLTKKIGDYS; this is encoded by the coding sequence TTGAGCCAACAACCGATCTACCGGAGTCGTCCCGGCGCCGATGCGCTCGCCCCGGCAGCGGCGGAGCGAGCCGAGGAAGTCGAGCCCGGCATCTGGTGCTCGCCCGGCCTGTCGAACACCTACCTGCTGACCACCTCCGATGGCCGCGTCGTCGTCAACACCGGAATGGGATTCGAAAGCCAGCTCCACCGAGCGAATTTCGACGCCGTAGACACGTCCCCCATCCGCTACATCATCGTCACGCAAGGCCACTACGACCACGTCGGCGGACTCGATACGATGCGCGACCCGCAGACGCAGGTGGTGGCGCAGGCCAACTGGCGGCACTGGCGCGACGACAACGAGCGTCTCCTGGCCTACCGCGCCAACAACAGCGCCTTCGCGTTCTCCGACAAGCTCGCCAACGGCATTGCCGCGATTCAGCAGCGGTTCGGAAAGCGGCTCCCAGCCCAGGCCGCACACTCCGCCGACATCGAAGTGGACGACTCGCTGGTACTGACCGTCGGCGGCCGCACCATCGAACTGCTGGCAACGCCGGGCGGGGAGACCACCGACTCGATGGTCGTCTGGCTTCCCGAACAACGGGTGTGCCTGTGCGGCAACACCTTCGGGCCGGTCTTCGGACATATCCCGAATTTCGTCACGATGCGCGGCGACCGGTACCGCGACCCACTGACGACCATCGCCTCGATCGAAAGGGTGCGCGAGCTTCGGCCGGAAGTCCTGATCACCGGGCACTTCGAGCCGATCCGCGGCGCCGATCTGATCGACGCCGAATTGACCCGCCTACGCGATGCGATCGCGTACCTTCACGACCGGACGGTGGAGGGCATGAACGCGGGCAAGGACGTCTACACCCTGATGCGGGAGATCACGTTGCCCGCCGAGCTCGAGGTCGGCCAGGGCTACGGCAAGGTGGCCTGGAACGTGCGGGCCATCTGGGAGAACTACTCCGGTTGGTTCCATCACCGTTCGACCACAGAGCTTTACGGCATCGGACCTGATGAGCTCACCGTCGACCTGGTTGACCTCGCCGGCGCCGAGCCCGTCGTGGCGCGGGCCGAAGAGCGGCTCGCGGCGGGCCAGGCGGTGCATGCGATCTATCTCGCCGAGGCCGTCGTCCATGCCGACCCGGCACATATTCGCGCCCGCGCCGTCCTCAAGGCCTCCCATGAGGACCTGCTCGCCGCCAGCACCAACTTCTGGGAATCCGCCTGGCTGACCAAGAAAATCGGAGACTACTCATGA
- a CDS encoding SDR family NAD(P)-dependent oxidoreductase has protein sequence MTARATFDFTGTTALITGGTSGIGHATAALFRDAGAAVTITGTKTGPGDYDTDLTGMTYRQLILTDPASINELVSETITLDVLVNNAGANFPGGLNEAEPDGFDASVAVNLTAPYRLTAGLLKALAASGGASVVFLSSLSALRAVTMVPGYGAAKAGIGSLTHNLAVKWAPRGIRVNAVVPGVIDTPMTELAQTVPEIIDAELARIPLGRLGTPAEIAGTIAFLCTEQSSYTTGALLVVDGGSTSQ, from the coding sequence ATGACCGCGCGCGCCACGTTCGACTTCACCGGGACGACGGCACTGATCACCGGGGGCACGAGCGGGATCGGCCACGCCACGGCGGCGCTGTTCCGCGACGCCGGCGCCGCGGTGACCATCACCGGCACCAAGACCGGCCCCGGCGACTACGACACCGACCTCACCGGCATGACCTACCGGCAGCTCATCCTCACCGACCCGGCCTCGATCAACGAGTTGGTCTCGGAGACAATCACATTGGATGTGCTCGTCAACAACGCAGGAGCCAATTTTCCGGGTGGACTCAACGAAGCCGAGCCCGACGGCTTCGACGCATCCGTGGCGGTCAACCTCACGGCGCCCTACCGTCTGACCGCGGGGCTGCTTAAGGCGCTGGCAGCGTCGGGCGGTGCGAGCGTCGTCTTCCTGTCGTCGTTGTCGGCGCTGCGGGCGGTGACCATGGTGCCCGGCTACGGCGCGGCCAAGGCCGGCATCGGGAGCCTCACACACAATCTCGCCGTGAAGTGGGCGCCGCGCGGCATCCGGGTCAACGCGGTGGTACCCGGCGTGATCGACACCCCGATGACCGAGCTCGCCCAAACAGTGCCGGAAATCATCGATGCCGAACTCGCCCGAATCCCGCTGGGCCGCTTAGGGACACCAGCCGAGATCGCCGGGACAATCGCCTTTTTGTGCACTGAGCAGAGTTCGTACACCACTGGGGCGCTGCTGGTCGTCGACGGCGGATCGACCAGCCAGTGA
- a CDS encoding R2-like ligand-binding oxidase, translating to MDRNHSDSLAAGGLNWDSLPLKLFAGGNAKFWDPADIDFSRDRADWEAMTELERDWATRLCAQFIAGEEAVTQDIQPFMAAMRAEGRLGDEMYLTQFAFEEAKHTQVFRMWLDAVGMTGDLQHYLDDLPSYRQMFYDELPKSLDTLATDPSPAAQVRASATYNHVIEGMMALTGYYAWHRICVDNNILPGMQELVRRIGDDERRHMAWGTFTCRRHVAADDANWTVFENRMSELIPLALRNTDDAFALYDEIPFNFTMDEFTAYATDKGMRRLGTIGSARGRPLAEIDIDYSPVQLEDTFADEDRKSLAASA from the coding sequence ATGGACAGGAACCACTCCGATTCACTCGCCGCGGGCGGCCTCAACTGGGACAGCCTTCCCTTGAAGCTGTTCGCCGGCGGCAACGCCAAATTCTGGGACCCGGCCGACATCGACTTCTCCCGCGACCGAGCCGACTGGGAGGCGATGACCGAACTTGAACGCGACTGGGCCACCCGGCTGTGCGCCCAGTTCATCGCGGGCGAAGAAGCGGTTACCCAGGACATCCAGCCGTTCATGGCGGCGATGCGTGCCGAAGGTCGCCTCGGTGACGAGATGTACCTGACGCAGTTCGCGTTCGAAGAAGCCAAACACACGCAGGTGTTCCGCATGTGGCTCGACGCCGTCGGGATGACGGGCGACCTGCAGCACTATCTCGACGATCTGCCTTCGTACCGGCAGATGTTCTACGACGAGCTACCGAAATCACTGGACACCCTGGCGACAGATCCCTCGCCAGCCGCGCAGGTCAGGGCCTCGGCGACGTACAACCACGTCATCGAGGGGATGATGGCGTTAACGGGATACTATGCGTGGCACCGCATTTGCGTCGACAACAACATTCTTCCCGGGATGCAGGAGCTGGTCCGCCGGATCGGGGACGACGAACGCCGCCACATGGCGTGGGGCACCTTCACCTGCCGGCGCCACGTCGCCGCCGATGACGCCAACTGGACGGTCTTTGAGAACCGAATGTCGGAGCTCATCCCGTTGGCGTTGCGCAATACCGACGATGCATTCGCCCTCTACGACGAGATCCCCTTCAACTTCACCATGGACGAGTTCACGGCGTACGCCACCGACAAGGGGATGCGGCGGCTCGGCACCATCGGCAGCGCGCGGGGACGACCGCTCGCCGAGATCGACATCGACTACTCGCCGGTGCAGTTGGAGGACACCTTCGCCGACGAGGACAGGAAGAGCCTGGCCGCCTCGGCCTAG
- a CDS encoding WS/DGAT/MGAT family O-acyltransferase, translating into MKRLTGLDAMLLYSETPQIHTHTIKLGVFDVSGLRDGYTFESFRRVMAARMLGLAPMRYRLVDIPFKFHHPMWQENSPTEAYDHISRVVVAPPGGRRQLDDLVGQIAAVQLPRDRPLWHLYVAEGLAGNRVAVILKMHHALADGVASANLITAALLSPDVLEQVGRTLQPDVIPSRRELLRDAMYDHLRQLARTPKLVWQTAGGISRVAMRFRARRKQPRPARPLTPPPCFLNHVVTPQRRFDTASLPLSEVKSACKTLGVTINDAVLAMTAGALRTLLLKYDGNADTPLIAGVPVSLDKSPERLSGNAFGYMLPPLPVHICDPAERLALTAMASGNAKENFRLSGPTLLASWLEYLPPPLSPAMFRWQSRRLNSGTVMNLTVSNVPGPREARSVDGAEITEIYSVGPLAAASGMNVTVWSYIDQLNISVLTDDITVDDPHEMTDAMIDSFREIQSLKAIPGETIRVSLPTDNAPDMAAG; encoded by the coding sequence ATGAAACGACTCACGGGACTCGACGCCATGCTCTTGTACAGCGAAACTCCGCAGATCCACACCCATACGATCAAGCTCGGCGTCTTCGACGTGTCCGGTCTGAGGGACGGCTACACATTCGAATCCTTCCGGCGGGTGATGGCCGCCCGCATGCTTGGGCTGGCCCCGATGCGCTACCGGCTCGTAGACATCCCGTTCAAGTTCCACCACCCCATGTGGCAGGAGAATTCGCCCACCGAAGCCTACGACCACATCAGCCGTGTCGTGGTCGCGCCGCCGGGCGGCCGACGCCAACTCGATGATCTCGTCGGGCAGATTGCTGCTGTCCAGCTCCCTCGCGATCGACCTCTGTGGCACCTGTATGTCGCTGAAGGCCTTGCCGGTAACCGGGTCGCGGTCATTCTGAAAATGCATCACGCATTAGCGGACGGTGTGGCCTCGGCTAACTTGATCACAGCGGCGCTTCTGTCACCGGATGTGCTGGAGCAGGTCGGCCGGACTCTCCAGCCAGACGTGATTCCCAGCCGCCGCGAGTTGCTTCGCGACGCCATGTACGACCACCTACGGCAGCTGGCACGGACACCCAAACTTGTATGGCAAACGGCCGGCGGTATCTCGCGGGTCGCTATGCGCTTCCGCGCACGGCGGAAGCAACCGAGACCTGCTCGACCGCTCACCCCACCGCCGTGCTTTCTCAATCACGTCGTCACACCTCAACGACGGTTCGACACGGCGTCGCTGCCGCTCTCGGAGGTCAAATCGGCATGCAAAACCCTTGGCGTCACGATCAACGACGCCGTATTGGCCATGACGGCGGGTGCCCTGCGGACGCTCTTGCTCAAGTACGACGGCAACGCCGACACGCCACTGATCGCCGGGGTCCCCGTCAGCCTGGATAAGTCGCCAGAACGTCTCAGCGGCAACGCATTCGGATATATGCTGCCACCACTGCCCGTCCACATCTGCGATCCTGCGGAACGGCTCGCGCTGACTGCGATGGCAAGTGGCAATGCCAAGGAGAACTTTCGCCTCAGCGGGCCGACTCTCCTCGCCTCGTGGCTGGAGTATCTTCCGCCACCGCTGTCGCCCGCTATGTTTCGCTGGCAATCCCGGCGCCTCAACTCAGGCACGGTGATGAATTTGACCGTTTCCAACGTTCCCGGTCCGCGCGAAGCCCGCAGTGTCGACGGCGCCGAGATCACCGAGATCTACTCGGTGGGGCCGTTGGCGGCGGCGAGTGGGATGAACGTCACCGTCTGGAGTTACATCGATCAGCTGAACATCTCTGTGCTGACCGACGACATCACCGTCGACGATCCCCATGAGATGACCGACGCGATGATCGACAGTTTCCGCGAAATTCAATCGTTGAAAGCGATACCCGGAGAAACCATCAGGGTGTCGTTGCCGACAGACAACGCGCCCGATATGGCTGCGGGATGA
- a CDS encoding IclR family transcriptional regulator, which yields MTLNVDVGSKGRQVPSPPTERVVAVMHLLAGDPERDFSLADICRDLGISRATGHAILATLAQHRWVVKHESSASYSCGPAIGALARPNSDRAFRSLLDTLSETVGAQVFLARREGATLVVTDSVGDSLTAPRVTAGLRMPLVAPFGRDYVAWAGEAAIKQWLAGIGEPSTKLRRRLTAVLAEVRERGYVIERLSREYVRVYTALRALAANGEPDEITARLAGAFADLALVDYLPAELDDTADHQVATISVPVKDADGVVSMSITAAPFRGLNAREIRKIGTAVRDAARRIEATGYCPSP from the coding sequence GTGACGCTGAACGTAGACGTTGGGAGCAAAGGCCGTCAAGTGCCCTCCCCGCCCACCGAACGCGTCGTCGCGGTGATGCATCTGCTCGCCGGTGATCCGGAGCGGGATTTCTCGCTCGCCGACATCTGTCGCGATCTGGGTATCAGCCGCGCCACCGGTCACGCCATCCTCGCCACCCTCGCTCAACACCGTTGGGTCGTAAAGCACGAATCGTCAGCGAGCTATTCGTGTGGTCCCGCTATCGGTGCGCTGGCCCGACCGAACAGCGACCGCGCATTCCGCTCCCTGCTGGACACCCTGTCTGAAACCGTTGGCGCACAGGTCTTCCTGGCTCGTCGTGAGGGTGCGACGCTGGTGGTGACCGATTCGGTCGGGGACTCGCTCACCGCACCGCGCGTCACGGCCGGTCTGCGCATGCCACTGGTGGCGCCGTTCGGGCGTGACTATGTGGCTTGGGCCGGGGAGGCGGCCATCAAGCAGTGGCTTGCCGGGATCGGCGAACCGTCGACCAAGCTGCGCAGGCGGCTGACCGCGGTGCTCGCCGAGGTGCGTGAGCGCGGGTATGTGATCGAACGCCTCAGTCGCGAATACGTCCGCGTCTACACGGCCCTGCGCGCGCTGGCCGCAAACGGCGAGCCCGACGAGATCACCGCGCGGCTGGCCGGCGCATTCGCCGATCTGGCGCTGGTCGACTACCTACCCGCCGAACTCGATGACACCGCCGACCATCAGGTCGCGACGATCTCGGTGCCGGTCAAGGACGCCGATGGGGTGGTGTCGATGTCGATCACCGCGGCGCCGTTCCGCGGACTCAACGCCAGGGAAATCCGGAAGATTGGGACCGCGGTTCGCGATGCGGCCCGCCGGATAGAAGCGACCGGCTATTGTCCGTCGCCATGA